In one Tachysurus fulvidraco isolate hzauxx_2018 chromosome 16, HZAU_PFXX_2.0, whole genome shotgun sequence genomic region, the following are encoded:
- the LOC113647942 gene encoding uncharacterized protein LOC113647942, with amino-acid sequence MITLFIALCLLTSVKPSNIKEIQDKKIKIGEDVTIKCDVSSDKDNLFWFKKSFGKVPQLLGRTVGKDFRPNDKRFSVSDVKLFNLDIKNVTEEDTGTYFCVEMLNTSPDFTSGTLLVVEDEERKRSPPAVTVLENGESLTLQCSVQAITSSCEEPSVYWFRHGSGESDTGIIYTHGNTSDECKKSSEAGSPPQSCVYTLPKRKLTTSGKEMLYCAVAECGQILFRNGIIPPEKSCCFQNQVMIYLSMFRVGVLAFLVIIFTIIFCCKKK; translated from the exons ATGATCACACTCTTTATTGCTCTTTGCCTCTTAACATCAG TGAAACCTTCTAACATCAAGGAGAttcaagataaaaaaataaagattggaGAAGATGTTACTATAAAATGCGACGTGTCCAGTGACAAAGATAACCTTTTTTGGTTCAAAAAGAGTTTTGGAAAGGTTCCTCAGTTGTTAGGGAGAACAGTGGGGAAAGATTTCAGACCTAATGATAAACGCTTCAGTGTTAGTGATGTAAAATTGTTTAATCTCGACATTAAAAATGTGACAGAAGAGGATACAGGAACATACTTCTGTGTAGAAATGCTGAACACTTCACCAGACTTTACATCTGGAACCCTTTTGGTTGTtgaag ATGAGGAGAGGAAACGATCTCCTCCAGCTGTAACGGTGTTGGAGAACGGAGAGTCGCTCACActccagtgttcagtacaaGCCATTACTTCAAGCTGTGAAGAACCGAGCGTGTACTGGTTCAGACACGGCTCAGGAGAATCTGATACAGGAATCATTTACACTCATGGAAACACTAGTGATGAGTGTAAGAAGAGCTCTGAGGCTGGTTCTCCTCCACAGAGCTGTGTCTACACTCTCCCCAAGAGGAAGCTCACAACCTCTGGTAAAGAAATGCTCTACTGTGCTGTGGCTGAGTGTGGACAAATCCTCTTCAGGAATGGAATTATACCTCCAGAGAAAA GTTGTTGTTTCCAGAATCAGGTGATGATCTATCTTTCCATGTTTAGAGTTGGAGTTCTTGCCTTTCTGGTTATTATCTTTACAAtcattttttgttgtaaaaagaaataa